The genomic region GATCGGCGATGCGCCGACCCAGGTGATGCTGGGGCTTCTCGGGACCTTGTTCCATCCAGGCACCCCCCGGAAGGCGCTCGTCATCGGGCTCGGGACCGGAAGCACCGCCGGCTGGATCGCCCGCGTGCCATCGATCGAAAGAGTCGATGTGGCGGAAATCGAGCCGTCCGTGATCGCGTTCGCCCGAATGTGCTCGGCCGTGAACCAGGATGCGATGAACAATCCGCGGGTGAAGGTGCATGTCGAGGACGGACTGGAATACACGAACGTCACGCGAGAAAGATATGACGTCATCGTCTCAGAACCGTCCAATCCGTACCGCGCGGGCATCGCTTCCCTATACACCCGGGAATTTTTCCAGGCGGCAGCCCGTAAAATGAACGACGGCGGGATCTTCGTCCAGTGGCTTCAAACCTATGACATCGACGCCGGAACGCTCTGGACGGTGCTGTCGACGCTTCGGTCGAGCTTCCGGCATGTCGAAATCTGGCAGACGGTCGGCGGCGTCGACCTTGCGATCATGGCGACCAATTCGACCCCGATGCGCGATGTGCGCGTATTGAGGGGCAGGGTAGGGTCGGAGCCTTACCGGGAAGCGCTTTCTGCAACCTGGTACGTGCAGGATCTCGAGGGCGTTCTCGGGAGACATGTCGCAGGGGCGGCACTGGTCGATCTCGTGGCCGCAGATGGGCGCTGGCCACCCGATACGGCCGATCGCAACCGGGTCGAGTACGGGTTCGCCCGGTCCGTCATGGCAACGAGGAGCTCCATGGTTGCCGGTTTGATCCGGATGGCCCGCGTCCTGAAGGCCGGGAGTCCCGATCTCGGGGGAGACGTCGATCGTGCCCTCGTGGACGCCAACCAGGGATTGACGCTGGTTGCCGGGGGCATCGACCCCCTTGGGCTGGTCGACGATCCGGACCGCAACGGTCGATGGGAGGCCGTGGCCGGCTACCTTCGTAATTACGATACGGCGGCCTGCCTGGGCAGGTGGCCCGCAGGGAAACAGTCGCCGGCAAACGCGCTGGAACGGATCGTTTTGGCCGACAGTCTTGCCGACCACGGCCGGAACGAGGCGCTGGGTTGCCTGGAACCGCTTTTCCCGGACTATCCTGTGGATGCGATGCTGATCAAGGCCAGATTGCTATGGCGTACGGGCAAGCTCGATGCGGCGTCGAAAACTCTTGCCGGGGCTTTCGAGGCGCTCCGCCGGCGGCCGTGGGCGAACGAGGCGGTGCTTGACCGCGCCCTGCAGGACATGGCTCCGAAAATCGGAAAAACGTCCCGGTTGCGGGGGCAGGAAATCGCAAACGCCCTTTCGATGCCCTTTGCCGCTTCCCTGCAGAACACCGACCGGTTGTTCGCGATTGTTCGAACCACGCCGATCGCGGCGCAGGCGGCGGGCGCGCTCGCGGCATTCGAACCCGATTTCCCGTGGGACGAGGAACTCCTTTCCGCCCGGGCACAGGCCTATCGGGTGCTCAACAGTCCGCTGGCCCGAAAGGCGGCGGAAGAGCTCGCCCTGTTCAGGAATCAGGACAAAGGCGATCTGCCATATTCCTTTTTCAAAGGATCGCCGGGGTGGAAACCTGTTTTTCCACCAACGCCGTAGAGTGATATAATCCCGCCAAAATATTACTTAATCCCAAGGGGGTAAACCCATGAAAAAGATTTTGATCCTGCTGACGATCGGGATCACTTCCGCGATGCTCGTGCATTGCGGGGGCGGGAATCCGGCACCGGTCGTCGGGCAGCCAGTCCAGTTGGGCGGTTCCATCCAGGGAATATCGCTGGCCCTTTCGAACGGGGTCGCGATCTATGCCGGAATCGCCGATACGCCCGGGGCGATCGACTGCACGGCAGCGACATCGGCCACGTTCATGGATGCGCAGGGAATCACGACCGACGGGACTTTCCTTTACGTGTCCGACACGGGCAATCAACTCATCCGGAAGGTCAATATCGGGACAGGCGCCGTGTCCACCGTTGCCGGAACCGAGGGCGTATCGGGGATGGACGACAACACGACCGGGCCGGGAGGAACGACGTTCCTATACCCGCAGTTCATCACCACCGACGGGACGAACCTCTATTTGACCGAACCTGACAGCAACATCGTTCGGAAAGTGGTGATCGCGACGGGGGCCGTGACGCGGTTCGCCGGTACGGGTGTCGCTGCCTCGGTCGACAACATCGACCGGCTGCAGGCGCAATTCAACAGCCCGCGGGGGATTACGACGGAAGGGACGAACCTCTACGTCAGCGACTATAGCGGGAATGTGATCCGGAAGATCGAAATCTTGACGGGCAAGGTGACGACGTTGGCCGGATCCGGCCTGCCTGGCGCAGATGACAATACGACCGATGGGTTATCGGCCACGTTCGACGGCCCCTGGGGCCTGACGACGGACGGGACGAACCTTTACGTTTCCGACCGGAACAACCACAAGATCCGGAAAGTCGTGATCGCCACGGGCGCCGTGACGACGCTGGCCGGCTCCGGGACCCAGGCTTTCGCGGACGGCACGGGCACGGGGGCTTCGTTCAACAGTCCGGCGGGTCTCACGACGGATGGCACGAGCCTGTACGTCGTGGACTACCGGAATAATCGGATCCGGAAAATCTCGATCGCGACGGGCGTCGTGACCACGGTCGCGGGAAATGCCGTGGCGCTTTCCGTGGACGGAAACGGGGCTGCCGCGGGATTCAACATGCCCTTCGGAATCACGACCGACGGACACAGTCTCTTCGTGACCGACGGCAACCAGACGATTCGCAAGATCAACTGATCATCGCCGAAATCCCCGGGAGCCCGGCCTGCAGCCGGCCGGGCTCCCAAGCATCACCCCGAGCGGCTGCATTCCGATCCCTTCGAAGTCATCACGCTCATGGAAAAAGGATAGCGTCGCCATGAACCTCGTTGCCCGGCGAAGAGCCCGGCTCTGCCTCGTGCTTCTCGCCGGCGTCGCAGTCTATGCGATTTCCCTGGGAAACGGCTTCATCTACGACGACAACACGCAGATTCTCGCGAACCGGTGGTTGCGGGATTTCCGAAGTGTTCCCGAAATCTTCTCGAGTCACGTATGGGCATTCGAGGGAGGGTGGCTGACGAATTATTATCGGCCGTTGATGCACCTTGCATACCTGGCCATTTACCAGTGCTTCGGCCCGAATCCCTTCTGGTTC from Candidatus Deferrimicrobiaceae bacterium harbors:
- a CDS encoding fused MFS/spermidine synthase, with protein sequence MKLNSTASRNSILLMAFFSGMCALAYQVYWLRELRLILGATMPATAGVLAVFMGGLGIGGLFLGPRADRCRNPVRFYAQLELAVTAGAALSPILLHAAGMAYGMFFERGLEGGIARTLVRTGLATLVLLAPAIAMGGTIPALGRAIEDDEDTGRRKWSLLYGFNTLGAILGAALPTLFLFERLGARSTILIACSLNAVLTAGAFFLSRKMPACEPEPVDLEKHEPTSAPDGMPRLACIAAFLAGFAFFLAEIVWYRMLAPILGGTTYTFGLILVSVLFGIGAGGIAYSFQPIGKRSSIGALALVSALEALALALPFATGDGIALAAGLFGSVRPFGFMATVAGWMVIIAFVVVPTAFLAGIQFPLLLAVAGRGRERVGTHAGWVTASNTAGAVSGSILGGFFLLPLLGASNCWRLAAVSVLAVCGLACASFQKKGRALTGATLALAMMAGGALIAGGPTSVWRHGGIGTGSFPTANPDAREIQRWVRNSKIGILRQFEGREASIAVLARNGLAFTVNGKVDGNAIGDAPTQVMLGLLGTLFHPGTPRKALVIGLGTGSTAGWIARVPSIERVDVAEIEPSVIAFARMCSAVNQDAMNNPRVKVHVEDGLEYTNVTRERYDVIVSEPSNPYRAGIASLYTREFFQAAARKMNDGGIFVQWLQTYDIDAGTLWTVLSTLRSSFRHVEIWQTVGGVDLAIMATNSTPMRDVRVLRGRVGSEPYREALSATWYVQDLEGVLGRHVAGAALVDLVAADGRWPPDTADRNRVEYGFARSVMATRSSMVAGLIRMARVLKAGSPDLGGDVDRALVDANQGLTLVAGGIDPLGLVDDPDRNGRWEAVAGYLRNYDTAACLGRWPAGKQSPANALERIVLADSLADHGRNEALGCLEPLFPDYPVDAMLIKARLLWRTGKLDAASKTLAGAFEALRRRPWANEAVLDRALQDMAPKIGKTSRLRGQEIANALSMPFAASLQNTDRLFAIVRTTPIAAQAAGALAAFEPDFPWDEELLSARAQAYRVLNSPLARKAAEELALFRNQDKGDLPYSFFKGSPGWKPVFPPTP